Proteins encoded in a region of the Synechococcus sp. BIOS-U3-1 genome:
- a CDS encoding aldehyde dehydrogenase family protein: protein MVQAKAASTFTDTDLDHLRKPVLEGITRPETWRREQLQRLRELVTQHEPEILEALRQDLAKPDLEGMAEVVTLLQELKLAERRLRTWMRPRRIRVPLVQQPGRAELIREPLGCVLLIGPWNLPFSLTLWPLVSALAAGNTAVVKPSEHAPATAELIEQLIPEYFQSDVVQVVNGDGAVAAELVRQRFDHIFFTGGGRIGAKVLEGAAANLTPVTLELGGKNPAIVLPGADLSVTARRLVWGKGFNAGQACIAPDHLLVQADIREPLLQAIAEERLKLYGSNPLESESLGSLIHDRHYGRLEALLKQAKDEGRVLLGGEADPIRHRIAPTLIDVQNEQDPLMADELFGPLLPVLEIADLNDAIQRIQKRDKPLALYLFGGDERDQDLVLRSTSSGGVCFNDVVMQAGVPDLPFGGVGASGMGAHHGEAGFKTFSHERSVLKRPFWLDLPQRYPPYTLKPETFRRLLS from the coding sequence ATGGTCCAGGCCAAAGCTGCAAGCACGTTCACCGACACCGACCTGGACCACCTGCGCAAACCCGTTCTGGAGGGCATCACACGGCCGGAAACCTGGCGTCGTGAACAACTTCAGCGGCTGCGTGAACTCGTGACACAACACGAACCGGAGATTCTTGAGGCCCTTCGCCAGGACCTTGCCAAGCCCGACCTGGAGGGGATGGCCGAGGTGGTGACCTTGCTACAGGAACTCAAACTCGCGGAGCGACGTCTTCGGACCTGGATGCGTCCGCGCCGCATCCGTGTGCCGCTCGTGCAGCAACCCGGCCGAGCCGAATTAATACGGGAACCACTCGGATGCGTACTGCTGATTGGTCCCTGGAATCTGCCGTTCAGTCTCACGTTGTGGCCACTTGTCAGTGCACTTGCAGCCGGCAACACCGCCGTGGTCAAGCCCTCTGAACATGCCCCGGCAACCGCTGAACTCATCGAACAGCTCATTCCCGAGTACTTCCAAAGCGATGTGGTTCAGGTCGTCAACGGTGATGGAGCTGTTGCGGCTGAACTGGTGAGGCAGCGCTTCGACCACATCTTCTTCACCGGTGGTGGGCGGATCGGAGCGAAAGTGCTGGAAGGGGCCGCCGCCAACCTCACGCCGGTAACGCTGGAACTCGGCGGCAAGAACCCTGCAATCGTGCTTCCTGGCGCCGATTTATCCGTCACAGCCCGCAGGCTGGTCTGGGGGAAGGGATTCAATGCTGGGCAGGCCTGTATTGCGCCGGATCATCTCCTGGTCCAGGCAGACATCCGCGAGCCTCTGCTGCAGGCCATTGCCGAAGAACGACTGAAGCTCTACGGCAGCAATCCACTGGAATCGGAATCGCTCGGAAGCCTGATTCATGATCGTCATTACGGCCGACTGGAGGCTTTGTTGAAACAGGCCAAAGATGAAGGTCGTGTGCTGCTCGGCGGTGAAGCGGACCCCATCAGACACAGGATTGCACCCACGCTGATTGACGTACAGAACGAACAAGACCCGCTGATGGCCGATGAGTTGTTCGGACCACTTCTGCCTGTGCTGGAGATCGCTGATCTGAATGACGCGATTCAAAGGATCCAAAAGCGGGACAAGCCGCTCGCGCTCTATTTATTTGGCGGTGACGAGCGTGACCAAGACTTGGTGCTGCGTAGCACCAGCTCCGGTGGGGTGTGCTTCAACGACGTGGTGATGCAGGCAGGCGTGCCGGATCTGCCTTTTGGTGGAGTGGGCGCCAGCGGGATGGGAGCCCATCACGGAGAAGCGGGATTCAAAACCTTTTCTCATGAGCGCTCGGTGCTCAAACGTCCGTTTTGGCTGGATCTGCCTCAGCGCTATCCGCCATACACCCTCAAGCCAGAAACATTCCGCCGTCTGTTGAGCTAG
- a CDS encoding alpha-amylase family protein — translation MSQQKPWWNGAVIYQLIVRSYRDGNGDGIGDLQGLASRLPYLRWLGVEAIWLTPIYPSPLDDGGYDITDFKAIHPDLGDLAAFHRFLTAAHSQGLKVVMDLVMNHTSTLHPWFQRARWAPQGSPERDIYVWSDDPHRYADAPVLFRHFESSNWEWDEVAGQYFLHRFLRHQPDLNYANPFVQEAMLDVVDFWIDRGVDGFRLDAVPFLCEEEGSRCEGLPETHAFLKRLRQRVDSHGRDILLLGEAIQPVDEIAPYLLQDELHGAYNFALTAHLFAAIASGSVDNLRNCLEEAQQVVSGCRWALPLRNHDELWLGDGHLIPEEVIQIIRAGLHQGQGHWLNWGINRRLAPLLNGDPGSNRVLHALLYSLPGMPCLYYGDELGMGDWPGLRDRDPNRTPMAWTPARNGGFSTAPDPLLVLPPITSPGYDYRVVNVEVQKQLPGSLLNWHRRMLTCRRLLPALRYGDFELLKCAHPGVISYVRCDGSMTVLVAANLSAAGASLHLDLSRWSGVRTREVFWGCEYPPASEDWFVYLPAHGFSWWLIGEVEDVSSD, via the coding sequence ATGAGTCAGCAGAAGCCGTGGTGGAACGGAGCCGTCATCTATCAGCTGATCGTGCGCAGTTACCGCGATGGCAACGGCGACGGGATCGGAGACCTGCAGGGGTTGGCTAGCCGGCTTCCTTATTTGCGTTGGCTGGGTGTGGAAGCCATCTGGCTGACGCCCATCTACCCCTCACCGCTGGATGACGGCGGGTATGACATCACCGACTTCAAGGCGATTCACCCTGATCTGGGCGATCTCGCAGCGTTCCATCGTTTTCTCACGGCCGCACATTCGCAGGGCCTCAAGGTGGTGATGGATTTGGTGATGAATCACACCAGCACCCTCCACCCCTGGTTTCAGCGCGCTCGATGGGCACCACAGGGCAGCCCTGAGCGTGACATTTATGTGTGGAGTGATGATCCGCATCGTTATGCGGATGCCCCTGTGCTTTTCCGCCATTTCGAGTCGTCGAACTGGGAATGGGATGAGGTGGCAGGTCAGTACTTCCTCCACCGTTTCTTGCGTCATCAGCCTGATCTCAATTACGCCAATCCATTTGTCCAGGAGGCGATGTTGGATGTGGTGGATTTCTGGATTGATCGTGGTGTCGATGGCTTCCGCCTGGATGCCGTCCCTTTCCTTTGTGAGGAGGAGGGATCACGCTGTGAGGGGCTCCCTGAAACCCATGCTTTTCTCAAGCGATTGCGCCAGCGAGTGGATTCCCATGGCCGGGACATTTTGTTGCTGGGAGAAGCGATCCAGCCCGTTGATGAAATTGCGCCCTATCTGTTGCAAGACGAGCTCCACGGCGCCTACAACTTCGCTCTGACCGCTCACTTGTTTGCTGCAATCGCGAGCGGCAGTGTGGACAATCTGCGTAATTGTCTTGAGGAGGCACAGCAGGTTGTCAGTGGCTGCCGCTGGGCATTACCTCTGCGTAACCACGATGAATTGTGGCTGGGTGATGGTCACCTGATCCCAGAGGAGGTGATCCAGATCATTCGTGCCGGTCTCCATCAAGGACAGGGGCATTGGCTCAACTGGGGCATCAACCGTCGCCTGGCGCCATTGCTGAATGGCGACCCAGGTTCCAATCGCGTTCTGCACGCGCTGCTTTACAGCCTGCCGGGAATGCCATGCCTCTACTACGGCGATGAGCTCGGCATGGGTGATTGGCCGGGATTACGTGACCGCGATCCCAACCGCACCCCCATGGCCTGGACTCCTGCGCGTAACGGGGGCTTCTCAACCGCACCTGATCCGTTGCTGGTACTCCCGCCGATCACATCTCCCGGCTACGACTATCGCGTGGTCAATGTTGAAGTGCAGAAGCAGCTGCCTGGTTCGCTGCTGAACTGGCACCGGCGCATGCTCACCTGTCGGCGTTTACTGCCAGCTCTGCGATATGGCGATTTCGAGCTGCTGAAATGCGCCCACCCAGGTGTGATTAGCTATGTGCGCTGTGACGGCAGCATGACGGTGCTGGTGGCGGCCAACCTTTCGGCAGCAGGGGCTTCTTTGCACCTTGATCTCAGCCGCTGGAGCGGTGTGCGCACGCGTGAAGTCTTTTGGGGTTGTGAGTATCCGCCTGCTTCGGAGGACTGGTTTGTCTATTTGCCAGCCCATGGATTCAGCTGGTGGCTGATCGGTGAAGTGGAGGACGTGAGCTCCGATTAG
- a CDS encoding glycerol-3-phosphate dehydrogenase/oxidase: MTENYFDLLVIGGGASGACVAYEAVCRGLKVALLESHDLGGGTSSRSTKLLHGGVRYLELAFKTADTAQLRLVREALLERGHWLKQAPFLAHRLELALPTGGLIGQLYYRLGLGMYDALSGRSGIGSSRLLSRALLHEALPNLRNDVSGGVAYSDGQFDDARLNLLMALSAEQHGAIVRTQTPVVELEKNSHGKVCGAISENPGGQRERWQARVVVNATGIHADALRHMAEPDCQERMLTSRGVHIVLKQCLCPQRIGLLLPSTDDGRVLFMLPFFGRTLVGTTDTPCTHPQAAVPSDQEQSYLLNYVKRWFPGLNSIEVGSCWAGGRPLLKPADADVNSSRVVREHEVETLPSGLVSVMGGKWTTCRPMALDTLVAVAKQLGQSLPARRELALIGADSDPLQTPNRLISQRATLQDLLPKSSQQAQQIEHLESGHGLNAEALVNSWSEEEREPLSPVMPICRGELRHAVEREKARNVTDVLARRTRLAMVDRDEAQRLTPVVNQILEQCGHGNSTPLDLNH; encoded by the coding sequence ATGACTGAGAACTACTTCGACCTTCTGGTGATTGGCGGCGGAGCCAGTGGAGCCTGCGTGGCCTACGAAGCCGTCTGCCGGGGGCTCAAGGTGGCCCTTCTCGAGAGCCATGACCTTGGCGGAGGCACAAGTTCGCGCAGCACCAAGCTCTTGCATGGAGGCGTTCGTTACCTCGAACTGGCATTCAAGACCGCCGACACAGCTCAGCTTCGACTCGTGAGAGAAGCCTTGTTGGAACGCGGTCATTGGCTGAAACAGGCACCGTTTCTTGCCCATCGCCTTGAGCTGGCTCTGCCCACAGGTGGGCTCATCGGCCAGCTCTATTACCGCCTCGGGCTCGGCATGTACGACGCTCTCTCAGGCCGTTCAGGAATCGGCAGTAGCCGCCTGCTGTCTCGGGCGCTGTTGCATGAAGCGCTGCCCAATCTGCGTAACGACGTCAGCGGGGGAGTTGCCTACAGCGACGGGCAGTTTGACGATGCCAGGCTGAACCTGCTGATGGCACTCAGCGCCGAGCAGCATGGGGCGATCGTGCGCACCCAGACACCGGTGGTGGAGCTGGAGAAAAACAGCCACGGGAAGGTCTGCGGAGCCATCAGCGAAAACCCTGGTGGCCAGAGGGAGCGTTGGCAAGCCCGCGTGGTGGTCAACGCCACCGGCATTCATGCCGATGCGCTGAGACATATGGCCGAACCCGATTGCCAGGAGCGCATGCTGACCAGCCGCGGAGTCCATATTGTGCTGAAGCAGTGTCTATGTCCACAACGGATTGGCCTACTGCTGCCCTCCACCGATGACGGCCGGGTGCTGTTCATGCTGCCCTTCTTCGGACGCACATTGGTCGGGACAACAGACACGCCCTGCACCCATCCGCAGGCAGCTGTGCCTTCCGATCAGGAGCAGAGCTATCTCCTGAACTACGTGAAGCGATGGTTCCCAGGCCTGAACAGCATCGAAGTCGGCAGTTGCTGGGCTGGAGGGAGGCCCCTGCTTAAACCTGCCGATGCCGATGTGAACAGCAGCCGCGTGGTTCGCGAGCACGAGGTAGAGACGCTGCCAAGCGGGCTGGTGAGCGTGATGGGAGGCAAATGGACCACCTGCCGTCCAATGGCTCTCGACACGCTTGTGGCCGTTGCAAAGCAACTCGGACAATCACTGCCAGCGCGCAGAGAACTCGCCCTGATCGGCGCCGACTCCGATCCCCTGCAAACCCCAAACCGTCTGATTTCTCAACGAGCAACCCTCCAGGATCTGTTGCCGAAATCGTCTCAGCAAGCGCAACAAATTGAACATCTTGAAAGCGGTCATGGCCTCAATGCGGAAGCCTTGGTCAATAGCTGGTCAGAGGAAGAGCGGGAACCTCTTAGCCCGGTGATGCCCATCTGCAGAGGAGAGCTGCGGCATGCCGTCGAGAGGGAAAAAGCGAGAAACGTCACGGACGTGCTGGCCCGCCGAACACGGCTGGCCATGGTCGATCGCGACGAAGCGCAACGGTTGACTCCTGTGGTGAATCAGATTCTTGAGCAGTGCGGCCATGGCAACAGCACACCTTTGGACCTGAATCACTAA
- the glpK gene encoding glycerol kinase GlpK, giving the protein MAATPLLLALDQGTSSSRAALFDPRGYPVASASAPLAISYPADGWVEQSPCEIWESQLLAMKRLDKSISQEQRDAVIACGITNQRETTILWRRSDGQPCGPALVWQDGRTSDICQDWKEKGLEPEWRARTGLLLDPYFSASKIRWLMLHEPSASSAAANDDLCFGTVESWLLWNLSGQKRHCSDMSNASRTLLMDLKDRQWVDAFCNQTGLPLSALPELVPCRGDFGAIASGLPFAGVPIHALLGDQQAATLGQLCLEPGEAKCTYGTGAFLVVNTGGSIQRSDAGLLSTLGWTDDQGEPTYCLEGSLFNAGTVVQWLRDGLGIIETAEEVNQLAQSVADAGGVMLVPAFTGWGTPHWDPGARGLLIGLTRDTGRGQIARAALDGIALSVAGLVQVAEQSIGHGLGELAVDGGAAASDPLLQAQADSTGLRVRRPAYLQSTARGVALLAGVQAGLITSLQDLETLRGEQADVFEPSLSSEQRQHWLKQWNDAISRSLRWHD; this is encoded by the coding sequence ATGGCAGCAACGCCGCTCCTTCTTGCACTGGATCAGGGCACAAGCAGCTCGCGCGCCGCTCTCTTTGACCCGCGTGGATACCCCGTTGCCAGTGCCAGCGCTCCACTAGCCATCAGCTACCCAGCTGACGGTTGGGTCGAACAAAGCCCCTGCGAGATCTGGGAAAGCCAGCTCCTAGCGATGAAGCGCTTGGACAAGTCCATCAGCCAGGAGCAGAGAGACGCTGTAATCGCCTGCGGAATCACGAATCAGAGGGAAACAACGATCCTTTGGCGACGCAGTGACGGACAGCCCTGTGGTCCGGCCTTGGTGTGGCAAGACGGCCGCACCTCGGACATCTGCCAAGACTGGAAAGAGAAGGGCCTGGAGCCGGAATGGCGTGCTCGCACCGGCCTGCTCCTGGACCCCTACTTCAGCGCCAGCAAGATCCGCTGGCTGATGCTGCATGAACCGAGTGCCTCCAGCGCTGCCGCCAACGATGATCTCTGCTTCGGCACAGTGGAGAGCTGGTTGCTGTGGAACCTCAGCGGACAAAAGCGGCACTGCTCCGACATGAGCAATGCCAGCCGCACTCTGCTGATGGATCTAAAAGACCGTCAGTGGGTGGATGCGTTCTGCAACCAGACCGGGCTGCCCCTGAGCGCACTCCCAGAGCTAGTGCCCTGCCGCGGCGATTTTGGAGCGATCGCATCAGGACTCCCCTTCGCAGGAGTCCCAATCCATGCCCTGCTTGGTGACCAGCAAGCCGCCACACTGGGCCAGTTATGCCTTGAACCTGGCGAAGCCAAATGCACCTACGGCACAGGTGCATTTCTTGTGGTGAACACAGGCGGCAGCATTCAACGCAGTGATGCTGGCTTGCTGAGCACCCTCGGCTGGACCGACGACCAGGGCGAGCCCACTTACTGCCTTGAGGGCAGCCTTTTCAATGCCGGCACGGTGGTGCAGTGGCTGCGGGACGGACTGGGGATCATCGAGACAGCCGAGGAAGTCAACCAGCTGGCCCAAAGCGTGGCCGATGCAGGTGGAGTGATGCTTGTCCCCGCCTTCACAGGCTGGGGAACACCGCATTGGGATCCTGGTGCGAGAGGCCTTCTGATCGGATTGACCCGCGACACCGGTCGCGGCCAGATCGCCCGTGCGGCCCTTGATGGCATCGCACTCTCAGTGGCAGGGCTGGTGCAGGTGGCGGAGCAGTCCATCGGCCATGGTCTCGGGGAGCTGGCCGTTGATGGTGGTGCGGCAGCATCGGATCCACTGCTGCAAGCCCAGGCCGACAGCACAGGACTGAGGGTGCGACGTCCGGCCTACCTTCAGAGCACCGCCCGTGGAGTCGCTCTGTTGGCAGGTGTTCAGGCCGGGCTGATCACCAGCCTCCAAGACCTGGAAACCCTCCGCGGTGAGCAGGCGGACGTCTTTGAACCCTCGCTCAGTTCCGAACAACGCCAGCACTGGCTGAAGCAGTGGAACGACGCCATCTCCAGGAGCCTGCGCTGGCATGACTGA
- a CDS encoding response regulator transcription factor: MNCLVIDDQTIFLDLLASLLKSFPEIESVAKADCIKSAEALSERETFDIAIIDLILPDGDGCDLATTLMQKHPNIQLIILSGSAQEFICPIHLQNSICGIIDKADAFESLRNCLNSIIKPAHQSLTQRQKEIYALMGEGKSNKEIAQQLGSASLEALIQVQRNSCELYISGRRNVEAVS; this comes from the coding sequence ATGAACTGCCTTGTTATTGACGACCAGACAATCTTTCTGGATCTTTTAGCCTCACTTCTGAAGAGCTTTCCTGAGATCGAAAGCGTGGCAAAAGCGGATTGCATCAAGTCCGCCGAAGCACTCAGCGAACGCGAAACTTTCGACATCGCCATCATTGACCTCATTCTCCCCGATGGAGACGGTTGCGACCTGGCAACAACCCTTATGCAGAAGCACCCCAATATTCAACTCATCATTCTCTCGGGATCTGCTCAAGAATTCATCTGCCCCATCCATTTACAAAACTCGATCTGCGGGATAATCGATAAAGCTGATGCTTTCGAATCACTTAGAAACTGTCTTAACAGCATCATCAAACCTGCTCATCAATCACTGACCCAACGCCAAAAAGAAATTTATGCACTGATGGGAGAAGGGAAAAGCAACAAAGAAATTGCTCAACAGCTTGGCAGCGCATCCCTCGAGGCGCTTATCCAGGTACAGAGAAACAGTTGCGAGCTCTACATCTCTGGCCGCCGGAACGTCGAAGCCGTCAGCTGA
- the aroQ gene encoding type II 3-dehydroquinate dehydratase produces MRLLLLNGPNLNLLGQREPALYGHQTLEQIEHDLNQRATAAGVQLECFQSNFEGALVERVHQAMGEVNGILVNAGAYTHTSIALRDALLGVAIPYVELHLSNTHAREAFRHHSFLADRAVGVVSGFGPFSYDLALDGLLHHLRQAAI; encoded by the coding sequence ATGCGCCTGCTGCTCCTGAACGGCCCCAATCTCAACCTGTTGGGGCAGCGAGAGCCTGCTCTCTATGGACATCAGACGCTTGAGCAGATTGAGCACGATTTGAATCAGCGTGCAACGGCAGCAGGCGTGCAGCTGGAGTGTTTTCAAAGCAATTTCGAGGGTGCGCTTGTGGAGCGCGTCCACCAGGCCATGGGCGAGGTGAACGGGATTCTCGTGAATGCAGGCGCCTACACGCACACGTCGATTGCCTTGCGTGACGCTTTGCTGGGAGTGGCCATTCCTTACGTCGAGCTTCATCTCAGCAACACTCATGCTCGTGAGGCCTTCCGTCATCACTCGTTTCTGGCCGATCGTGCGGTTGGTGTGGTGAGTGGCTTCGGGCCTTTCAGTTATGACCTGGCCCTCGATGGCCTGCTGCATCACCTGCGCCAAGCTGCCATATGA
- a CDS encoding tRNA-(ms[2]io[6]A)-hydroxylase → MTITSSVTSIRWLAAPTSGRWVEQAITRPMEVLIDHAHCERKAAGAAVQLMFRYLCEPGLGEALSPLAREELEHFERVLKLLKERGRYLEPLHSPGYGASLAKQVRRGEPERMLDSFLVAGLIEARSHERMALLAEHSPDPDLRLLYGDLLKSEARHFGLYWVLCADRYPRDVIVPRLYELAAAEVNALRGDLPAPEAVRMHSVGVDA, encoded by the coding sequence ATGACCATTACCTCGTCGGTGACGAGCATCCGCTGGCTGGCAGCGCCGACCAGCGGTCGCTGGGTTGAGCAGGCCATTACCAGGCCGATGGAGGTGCTGATCGACCATGCCCATTGCGAACGCAAAGCGGCTGGGGCGGCGGTACAGCTGATGTTCCGCTATTTATGCGAGCCAGGTTTGGGCGAGGCTCTCAGTCCGTTGGCGCGAGAAGAGCTTGAACACTTTGAACGGGTCTTGAAGCTCCTTAAGGAACGGGGGCGCTATCTCGAGCCCCTTCACTCTCCTGGTTACGGGGCATCATTGGCCAAGCAGGTGCGCCGGGGAGAGCCCGAGCGCATGCTCGATTCTTTTTTGGTTGCGGGGCTGATCGAGGCCCGCAGCCACGAGCGCATGGCGCTGCTTGCTGAGCACAGTCCGGATCCAGACCTGCGCCTGCTCTATGGCGATCTTCTGAAGAGCGAAGCCCGCCATTTCGGTCTCTACTGGGTGCTTTGCGCAGACCGTTATCCAAGGGATGTGATCGTGCCTCGTCTTTATGAGTTGGCCGCGGCTGAGGTGAATGCCCTGCGCGGTGATCTGCCTGCCCCGGAGGCTGTTCGGATGCATTCAGTGGGTGTAGACGCCTGA
- a CDS encoding 1,2-dihydroxy-3-keto-5-methylthiopentene dioxygenase: MSQLTLYSAHSDTILLKTSEGKRIQDELKQRGIGFERWPAHHRPDISASPAQILESYASEIKQTQARGHYPSVDAIRVLPDHPDRVSLRRKFLKEHVHTEDEVRFFVEGCGLFCLHIGDEVVQVLCETNDWISVPANTPHWFDMGETPCFCTLRFFNHSNGWVAEYTGDAIAERYPGLSAS, encoded by the coding sequence ATGAGCCAACTGACTCTGTATTCAGCACACTCCGACACCATCCTGCTGAAAACCAGTGAAGGCAAGCGGATCCAAGACGAACTAAAGCAAAGGGGGATTGGCTTCGAACGCTGGCCAGCACACCATCGACCGGACATCAGCGCTTCACCCGCACAGATCCTCGAGAGCTACGCAAGCGAAATCAAACAAACGCAGGCTCGAGGGCATTATCCCAGCGTTGATGCAATCAGAGTGCTTCCCGATCATCCAGATCGCGTGTCACTGCGCCGAAAATTTCTGAAAGAGCACGTCCATACGGAGGACGAAGTGCGATTTTTTGTGGAAGGTTGCGGTCTCTTCTGCCTGCACATCGGCGATGAAGTTGTGCAAGTGCTCTGTGAAACAAACGACTGGATCAGCGTTCCTGCCAACACGCCTCACTGGTTTGACATGGGCGAAACACCCTGTTTCTGCACACTGAGATTTTTCAATCATTCCAACGGATGGGTCGCTGAGTACACCGGAGACGCAATCGCCGAGCGCTACCCCGGCCTCAGTGCGTCGTAG
- the cobI gene encoding precorrin-2 C(20)-methyltransferase, with amino-acid sequence MAGWLALLLSITSVRSPDQLVLVGVGPGDPELLTVAAVRALEAADVIAHPIAHEGAEGMALAIASRWIRPDQRCLPLLFPMVSESQPRIAAWRQAADVLAAEVRSGHRVVLLCEGDVSLFATGSYVQLALRRRHPDVPFLLIPGITSVCAAAAAAVEESLDLPLAFQQEGLLIRPCPETNAELIALLQSARKTSTVLGLIKLGQRWSWVRAVLEQQKLLDRTLFAQRVGWPDQWVAQAEAVPDDVKPYFSMLLIRQQWPEVLP; translated from the coding sequence ATGGCTGGTTGGCTTGCATTGCTGTTGTCCATCACATCCGTGCGTTCCCCAGATCAGTTGGTGTTGGTGGGTGTAGGCCCCGGTGATCCTGAGCTGCTCACGGTGGCTGCGGTTCGCGCACTGGAGGCTGCCGATGTCATTGCCCACCCCATCGCGCATGAGGGGGCTGAGGGCATGGCCCTTGCGATTGCGTCCCGCTGGATCCGGCCTGATCAGCGATGTCTGCCTCTGTTGTTCCCCATGGTGAGTGAGTCTCAGCCACGGATCGCAGCGTGGAGGCAAGCTGCTGATGTGTTGGCTGCAGAGGTCCGATCCGGTCACCGGGTGGTGCTGTTGTGCGAAGGGGACGTGTCACTGTTCGCGACCGGGAGCTACGTGCAATTGGCTCTGCGACGCCGTCACCCTGATGTGCCGTTCTTGCTCATTCCAGGCATCACGTCGGTGTGCGCAGCAGCAGCGGCAGCGGTGGAGGAATCTCTTGATCTTCCTTTGGCGTTTCAACAGGAGGGCTTGCTCATTCGCCCTTGCCCTGAAACGAATGCCGAGTTGATCGCCTTGCTGCAGAGTGCTCGCAAGACTTCCACGGTGCTGGGTTTGATCAAGCTGGGGCAGCGTTGGTCTTGGGTGCGAGCAGTTCTGGAACAGCAAAAGCTGCTTGATCGGACTCTCTTTGCACAACGGGTTGGTTGGCCTGACCAGTGGGTGGCACAGGCTGAGGCGGTGCCCGACGATGTGAAGCCCTACTTCTCAATGCTGCTGATCCGTCAGCAATGGCCTGAGGTGTTGCCTTGA
- a CDS encoding DUF4079 family protein produces the protein MTPLQWVALVHPVLIILFVYPVIGATIRLGILARERRLEINPIAATVPVEHVDHGRWATAGLLVAVLFALSHDLAAAGAGFSSWAVALLQASGVVLSFLALLRTRRLALRLLFAWSCWLFLLLITIQPLLVSDRALTAPAVWQSHTWGGLLLLAFLLLTMACQREIAGRLWMRRLHVALNLLVALLLATQAITGTRDLWLG, from the coding sequence ATGACACCTCTGCAATGGGTTGCACTGGTGCATCCGGTGTTGATCATCCTGTTTGTGTATCCGGTGATCGGCGCCACCATCCGACTTGGAATTCTGGCAAGGGAGCGCCGTCTGGAGATCAATCCCATTGCCGCAACAGTGCCTGTCGAGCATGTTGATCATGGCCGTTGGGCGACAGCGGGTCTGCTTGTGGCTGTGCTGTTCGCGTTGAGTCATGACTTGGCTGCCGCAGGCGCAGGATTCAGCAGCTGGGCGGTGGCCCTCCTTCAGGCATCTGGAGTTGTGCTGTCGTTTTTGGCTCTACTGCGTACCCGCCGACTGGCTCTGAGGCTGCTCTTTGCCTGGAGCTGTTGGCTGTTTCTGCTGCTGATCACGATCCAGCCTTTGTTGGTCAGTGACCGAGCGTTGACTGCCCCTGCTGTTTGGCAGTCGCACACCTGGGGCGGATTGTTGCTGCTCGCATTTTTGCTGCTGACCATGGCCTGTCAGCGGGAGATCGCTGGGCGCTTGTGGATGCGCCGTCTGCATGTGGCTCTCAATCTTCTCGTGGCTCTTTTGCTGGCGACTCAGGCCATCACGGGGACTCGTGATCTCTGGCTTGGCTGA